A genomic window from Methanovulcanius yangii includes:
- a CDS encoding mRNA surveillance protein pelota, protein MKAEFEEFRKQTGEIRLFPESLDDLWHLKHLLREGDLIYAQTFRSLESQTDKVRPEKSEKKPVRLGIRVTKVEFHHNANRLRISGVIVHGVDEGFHHTVNLEAGQEISVIKHWHGIDLERIERAVRASTAGVVHVISLEEGYAEVYRMRQYGPELFTTISGGSGKREGTDARSMFFGDAMAAVQETTGPLVIAGPGFVKEDFLKFIRLRNEELADRCLTVETRRVGKGAVQEVIGQGVLERITEDIQLAREVSLLDQFLARMGGDGAIAYGIEEVRKAIAFGAVEDLLVIDHLIRDEAITSTLEEAEAVRARITVYSSEFEPGKQLEALGGIAALLRFAIE, encoded by the coding sequence ATGAAGGCGGAATTTGAAGAATTCAGGAAACAGACCGGTGAGATACGTCTTTTTCCGGAATCCCTCGATGATCTCTGGCACCTGAAACACCTCCTCCGGGAAGGGGATCTCATCTATGCCCAGACATTTCGGAGCCTGGAATCCCAGACCGACAAGGTACGTCCGGAGAAATCGGAGAAAAAGCCGGTTCGCCTGGGGATACGGGTAACCAAAGTAGAGTTTCATCATAACGCCAACCGACTGCGCATCTCCGGCGTCATAGTACACGGTGTTGATGAAGGGTTTCATCATACGGTGAACCTGGAAGCCGGGCAGGAGATCTCGGTGATCAAACACTGGCACGGGATAGACCTCGAACGCATCGAACGGGCCGTCCGGGCATCGACTGCCGGCGTCGTCCATGTCATTTCCCTCGAGGAGGGATATGCGGAAGTCTACCGGATGCGCCAGTACGGACCGGAGCTCTTTACAACCATCAGCGGCGGCAGCGGCAAAAGGGAAGGAACGGATGCGAGAAGCATGTTCTTTGGGGATGCCATGGCAGCGGTTCAGGAGACGACCGGACCTCTTGTCATTGCGGGGCCGGGATTTGTGAAGGAAGATTTCCTAAAATTTATCCGTCTGCGAAATGAGGAACTGGCAGACCGTTGCCTGACGGTCGAGACACGAAGGGTAGGGAAAGGTGCGGTCCAGGAGGTCATAGGGCAAGGAGTCCTCGAGCGCATAACAGAGGACATCCAGCTTGCACGTGAGGTGAGCCTTCTGGACCAGTTCCTTGCCCGCATGGGAGGGGACGGGGCCATCGCCTATGGTATCGAAGAGGTCCGAAAGGCGATAGCCTTCGGAGCCGTTGAGGACCTGCTGGTCATTGACCACCTCATTCGTGACGAGGCGATAACATCCACCCTCGAAGAGGCCGAGGCGGTTCGTGCAAGGATAACGGTTTATTCTTCCGAATTCGAACCAGGCAAGCAGCTTGAAGCCTTGGGCGGAATTGCTGCCCTGCTCCGTTTTGCAATTGAGTAA
- the rqcH gene encoding ribosome rescue protein RqcH, translating to MANKKGMSGLDLRAFISEFRAVLPLWIGKSYQYDSSFFGIRINGEDKNKFHLFIELGVRMHLAGELPEAPKNPSGYSMVIRKYLNGGRILSVTQPGIERIIDLEVGKSEKRFHLIFEMFDEGNIIICDEDYRIIQPFRRHRFKDRDVVAGELYTLAGPAAPDIPDAAMMEEAFLNSDTDVVRTLATKMMLGGRYAEEVCRIAEIDKAIPAMEVNPAEIYPAYIALIGRAEADTDPCITPTGCWPFPIGGEEAITRFPTFNEALDAYYPKYEGEREKPAKGKEKLTKEEIIRRRQVEAIQSFEKKIAGYQTIVDTIYEHYSEVAAIIETLDAASASTSWQDIEDILKSSDLPAAKAIKKVYPSEAAVDVLIGDEKVKLYVHETLEANAARYYDLVKKFRKKRTGALAAMEKFREQPKKKKKAEFRPMKKAWYHRFRWCYTSDGVLMIGGKDAGSNEEIVKKYLQGGDHFVHADVHGGSVVIVKGDTAHWDEVAQFAASYSNAWKAGHFTADVYAAYQNQVSKTPESGEYVARGSFVVRGERRYFRDTPLGIAIGLQTEPELGVIGGPVKAVRAHAEYFVVLTPGTFEPNDIAKKVLKRLRERYPDDWKSIKTILNAEAVMAFVPPGGSDIREDQ from the coding sequence ATGGCAAATAAAAAAGGCATGAGCGGACTGGATCTCCGTGCATTTATATCGGAATTCCGTGCTGTTCTTCCCCTGTGGATTGGTAAATCGTACCAATATGACTCCTCGTTCTTTGGAATACGGATAAACGGAGAAGATAAGAATAAATTTCACCTGTTTATCGAACTTGGCGTACGGATGCATCTTGCCGGTGAACTGCCCGAAGCCCCGAAAAATCCGTCAGGGTACTCGATGGTTATTCGAAAATACCTGAACGGGGGCAGGATTCTTTCCGTCACCCAGCCCGGCATTGAACGAATCATTGATCTTGAGGTGGGAAAAAGCGAGAAGCGGTTCCATCTGATATTTGAGATGTTTGACGAAGGAAACATCATCATCTGCGATGAAGACTACCGTATTATTCAGCCGTTCAGACGCCACCGGTTCAAGGACCGCGATGTCGTTGCAGGTGAACTCTATACCCTTGCCGGTCCTGCTGCACCGGACATACCGGATGCTGCAATGATGGAAGAGGCATTTCTGAATTCCGACACGGACGTTGTACGCACCCTTGCGACAAAAATGATGCTCGGGGGCCGGTATGCTGAGGAAGTCTGTCGTATTGCAGAGATCGACAAGGCAATACCGGCAATGGAGGTAAATCCGGCAGAAATCTATCCGGCCTACATTGCCCTCATCGGGCGTGCGGAAGCGGACACCGATCCCTGCATAACCCCTACAGGTTGCTGGCCGTTTCCCATTGGTGGCGAGGAGGCCATCACACGATTCCCTACCTTCAACGAAGCCCTGGATGCCTACTATCCAAAATATGAAGGAGAGCGGGAAAAACCGGCCAAAGGCAAAGAAAAACTGACAAAGGAGGAGATCATCAGACGGCGACAGGTTGAGGCGATACAGTCATTCGAAAAGAAGATAGCCGGATACCAGACAATTGTCGACACGATTTACGAGCACTACAGCGAGGTGGCGGCTATTATCGAGACGCTTGATGCCGCAAGTGCATCGACATCGTGGCAGGATATCGAAGATATCCTCAAATCAAGTGATTTACCTGCCGCTAAGGCCATCAAAAAAGTATATCCGTCTGAAGCAGCGGTGGATGTCCTTATCGGGGATGAGAAAGTCAAACTGTATGTTCACGAAACTCTCGAAGCCAATGCTGCCCGCTACTATGACCTGGTGAAAAAATTCAGGAAAAAGCGCACTGGCGCTCTGGCGGCAATGGAAAAATTCCGCGAACAACCAAAAAAGAAGAAGAAGGCAGAATTCCGCCCGATGAAGAAGGCATGGTACCATCGGTTCCGCTGGTGCTATACGAGCGACGGCGTCCTGATGATCGGGGGGAAGGATGCGGGATCCAACGAGGAGATTGTCAAGAAGTACCTTCAGGGAGGAGATCATTTCGTGCATGCCGATGTCCACGGCGGAAGTGTCGTCATCGTCAAGGGGGATACCGCCCACTGGGATGAGGTCGCCCAGTTTGCCGCATCCTATTCAAATGCCTGGAAAGCCGGCCATTTTACCGCGGATGTCTATGCAGCATATCAAAACCAGGTCAGTAAGACACCGGAATCGGGAGAGTATGTCGCACGGGGTTCATTCGTGGTGAGAGGAGAACGAAGGTATTTCAGGGACACGCCCCTGGGGATTGCCATAGGTCTGCAGACTGAACCGGAACTCGGGGTCATCGGCGGTCCCGTGAAAGCCGTCAGGGCACATGCGGAGTATTTTGTTGTTCTTACGCCGGGAACCTTTGAACCCAACGATATCGCAAAAAAAGTCCTCAAACGGTTACGCGAACGGTACCCCGATGACTGGAAGAGTATCAAGACCATTCTCAATGCCGAGGCGGTCATGGCATTTGTCCCCCCCGGCGGATCGGACATCAGGGAAGATCAATGA
- a CDS encoding EMC6-like membrane protein — protein sequence MSEENISEDKSGQKPVKTQEVRIKEHNERILRTTIGCFMGILAGVLSFALIGDPSLPENSARGLIGILLLLAAIVFQKQIFLLMKIDVTQLGGKDWFYQGFMALSLWFISWTILLTVPI from the coding sequence ATGAGTGAAGAGAATATTTCAGAGGACAAATCTGGCCAGAAACCTGTAAAAACGCAGGAAGTTAGGATAAAAGAGCATAATGAGAGGATCCTCCGGACGACCATCGGGTGTTTCATGGGAATCCTTGCCGGAGTCCTGTCTTTTGCTCTCATCGGTGACCCGTCTCTTCCGGAAAATTCCGCGAGAGGACTTATCGGAATTCTTCTGCTTCTTGCGGCGATAGTCTTCCAGAAACAGATCTTTCTCCTTATGAAGATTGATGTAACCCAACTGGGTGGAAAAGACTGGTTTTATCAGGGGTTCATGGCTTTATCCCTCTGGTTCATAAGCTGGACAATCCTCCTGACCGTACCAATATAA
- a CDS encoding ribosome biogenesis/translation initiation ATPase RLI, translating into MRIAVVHRDRCHPPKCGKECILYCPRVRTGDETVVIGEDGKASISEELCVGCGICVKKCPFDAIDIVTLPEELEQATHRYGANGFALYGLPIPVEGKVTGILGANGIGKSTAVKILSGQLTPNLGNPSGEASWEVILKKFAGTELFDYLQTIAGSSMKTALKPQYIDYIPKVFKGKVSELLSSTDERGMLEYYVRELNLDTILDRPIGKLSGGELQRIALAACLSRDADFYFLDEITPFLDIYQRMKAADLIRELAEEKPVVIVEHDLAILDLLADTVHVAYGKPSVFGIITRPKGVRIGINEYLEGFLPEENVRFRDYSVSFEKRAHTGDVDREILVEIPMMEKRYEAFTLHIDGGEIRKGEVLGLVGPNGIGKSTFAKLLAGVEHPDVGEMTGEVRISYKPQYIKPEGTSTVEFILRQATRSFDSSYYQHEIIEPLSIGPLLQSPVDQLSGGELQRVAIALCLSQDADLYILDEPSAHLDVEQRVKLARILRRHAESQEAGIIAIDHDIYIIDMISERMLVFDGEPGVHGTAFGPYEMKDGMNHFLKNLGVTFRRDKSGRPRINKPGSYLDREQRSIGEFYYADISKS; encoded by the coding sequence ATGCGCATTGCAGTTGTTCATCGTGACAGGTGTCACCCTCCCAAATGCGGAAAAGAATGCATTCTCTACTGTCCTCGTGTCAGGACCGGGGATGAAACGGTCGTCATCGGGGAAGACGGAAAAGCCTCGATATCCGAAGAACTTTGTGTGGGGTGTGGGATCTGCGTAAAAAAATGTCCCTTTGACGCTATCGACATCGTGACTCTTCCGGAAGAGCTCGAGCAGGCGACGCACCGGTATGGAGCGAATGGATTTGCTCTCTACGGCCTTCCCATCCCGGTCGAGGGGAAGGTTACGGGTATCCTCGGTGCCAATGGTATAGGGAAAAGTACAGCGGTAAAGATCCTCAGCGGACAACTGACGCCCAATCTCGGCAACCCTTCCGGAGAGGCATCATGGGAGGTCATCCTGAAAAAATTTGCCGGCACCGAGCTCTTCGATTATCTCCAGACCATTGCAGGGTCTTCGATGAAAACGGCGCTCAAGCCGCAATACATCGATTATATACCCAAGGTGTTCAAGGGCAAGGTTTCCGAACTACTCAGTTCGACCGATGAACGGGGAATGCTTGAGTATTATGTTCGTGAACTTAATCTCGACACGATACTGGATCGTCCCATCGGCAAACTCAGTGGCGGGGAACTCCAGAGAATTGCGCTTGCCGCGTGCCTTTCCAGAGATGCGGATTTCTATTTCCTGGATGAAATAACACCATTCCTTGATATCTACCAGAGGATGAAGGCAGCCGATCTAATCCGGGAGCTTGCCGAAGAAAAACCTGTCGTCATTGTGGAGCATGATCTTGCCATTCTCGATCTCCTTGCAGATACGGTGCATGTTGCCTATGGCAAGCCCAGCGTATTTGGTATCATCACACGTCCGAAGGGTGTCAGAATTGGTATCAACGAGTATCTTGAGGGTTTCCTCCCGGAGGAAAATGTACGATTCAGGGACTATTCGGTCAGCTTTGAAAAACGCGCCCATACCGGCGATGTCGACCGCGAGATTCTCGTGGAAATCCCCATGATGGAAAAGCGATACGAAGCATTTACCCTTCATATCGATGGCGGGGAAATTCGAAAGGGGGAGGTACTCGGGCTCGTTGGTCCCAACGGTATCGGAAAGAGTACATTTGCAAAACTTCTTGCCGGTGTTGAACACCCGGATGTCGGGGAGATGACCGGTGAGGTCCGGATCTCCTATAAACCACAGTACATCAAACCCGAAGGGACTTCCACGGTTGAATTCATTCTCCGGCAGGCAACGAGATCGTTCGATTCATCCTACTATCAGCACGAAATTATCGAACCGCTCTCCATAGGTCCGCTTCTTCAGTCCCCGGTGGATCAGCTCAGTGGTGGTGAACTCCAGCGGGTGGCGATTGCATTGTGCCTTTCGCAGGATGCAGATCTCTATATCCTTGATGAACCCAGCGCACATCTGGATGTTGAGCAGAGGGTAAAGCTGGCCCGTATTCTGCGGAGACACGCCGAGAGTCAGGAGGCAGGCATCATCGCCATCGACCACGACATCTATATTATCGATATGATCAGCGAACGAATGCTGGTTTTTGACGGGGAACCGGGGGTCCACGGTACGGCTTTTGGACCGTATGAGATGAAAGACGGGATGAATCATTTCCTGAAGAATCTCGGTGTGACATTCAGGCGGGACAAATCCGGACGACCCCGAATCAACAAGCCCGGATCATATCTTGATCGTGAGCAACGTTCTATCGGCGAATTTTATTATGCTGACATCTCCAAATCCTAA
- a CDS encoding ligand-binding sensor domain-containing protein: MERTIGLLATLLLILSLANPATGVVVQTFWPGQDSIVSCDVRDIAESHDGMVAFATSSGISMFDGGWTSTHRTPWDYERGMRDDYLTSLSFDVHNYLWIGYGAGVQTYNGEYFNNIDEGQFFQHMPIHDILRAGEDIWIAIGNSGLQRYSEDSWTWYRPFTSGGLDAYCIDSLACDHQSGSIYALSANNGLWRTSGEHDNQHFEKVSTIPDIDSIAGITDYPFGGVIVYTDKQIHVFSTTGNLTTLVIADDLGPEDIRFRDVEATEDAALLIGTNNGMYVVADGKIRQHISQSTGELQNNKIIKVFQDSMHRYWFVTPYETGFFTGDIDTRIPIEYAEEYPNTSAPETNHNLLEIQIIYTENR, translated from the coding sequence ATGGAGAGAACTATAGGACTGTTGGCGACACTCCTTTTGATCCTGTCTCTGGCAAATCCCGCCACAGGAGTGGTCGTCCAGACATTTTGGCCGGGGCAGGATTCCATCGTCAGTTGTGATGTCAGGGATATCGCCGAAAGCCACGATGGGATGGTGGCCTTTGCAACATCATCGGGCATATCCATGTTTGATGGCGGGTGGACCTCGACACATCGCACCCCATGGGATTATGAACGGGGAATGAGAGATGACTATCTCACATCACTTTCCTTCGACGTTCACAATTATCTCTGGATAGGGTACGGCGCCGGCGTCCAGACGTATAATGGAGAGTATTTTAATAATATCGACGAGGGTCAATTCTTTCAGCATATGCCGATCCATGATATCCTGAGAGCGGGGGAGGATATATGGATTGCAATAGGCAACTCCGGTCTTCAGAGATATTCAGAGGACTCATGGACGTGGTATCGCCCGTTTACCAGCGGAGGACTGGACGCCTATTGCATCGACAGTCTGGCGTGTGATCATCAATCCGGTTCCATATACGCCCTTTCCGCAAACAATGGCCTGTGGAGGACGTCAGGTGAACATGACAACCAGCACTTCGAGAAAGTCAGTACTATCCCCGACATCGATTCGATAGCCGGTATTACCGACTATCCCTTTGGAGGCGTGATCGTCTACACTGACAAACAGATACACGTATTCTCAACAACAGGGAATCTGACGACCCTCGTTATTGCTGACGACCTTGGGCCCGAAGATATCCGTTTCCGTGATGTAGAGGCAACAGAAGATGCCGCACTGCTCATCGGCACCAATAACGGCATGTATGTCGTGGCTGACGGGAAGATTCGACAACACATATCTCAAAGCACCGGTGAGCTGCAGAATAATAAGATCATAAAAGTCTTCCAGGATTCAATGCACCGGTACTGGTTTGTGACACCCTACGAGACAGGGTTTTTTACTGGCGACATTGACACTCGCATCCCCATCGAATACGCTGAAGAATACCCGAATACAAGTGCACCCGAAACCAACCATAACCTTTTGGAAATCCAAATCATCTACACCGAGAACAGATGA
- a CDS encoding chemotaxis protein CheD → MNGHTADTGDKINVGIGEFCVGSMTMTSIGLGSCIALVIHDDYLKIGGVAHIMLPDSKGRSERPGKFADTAVPLLKNELMERGSRPRSLQAKIIGGARMFQQFRGDLDIGSRNADAVRESLRAHCITLVTEETGGTSGRSVTYSPANGGKITIKQASGEWREL, encoded by the coding sequence ATGAATGGGCATACTGCGGATACCGGAGATAAAATCAACGTCGGAATCGGTGAATTCTGCGTCGGTTCAATGACCATGACGTCGATCGGCCTTGGGTCCTGCATTGCTCTGGTGATTCATGACGACTACCTGAAGATCGGGGGAGTCGCCCACATCATGCTCCCGGACAGCAAGGGACGGAGCGAGAGGCCGGGGAAATTCGCGGATACTGCGGTTCCTCTTCTTAAAAACGAACTGATGGAGAGAGGATCCAGGCCCCGTTCACTCCAGGCAAAGATCATCGGCGGTGCCCGCATGTTTCAACAGTTCAGGGGCGATCTGGATATCGGCTCAAGAAATGCAGATGCCGTCCGGGAAAGCCTTCGTGCCCATTGCATCACCCTTGTTACCGAGGAAACCGGAGGAACATCAGGCAGGTCCGTCACCTATTCCCCGGCCAATGGGGGGAAGATCACCATAAAGCAGGCAAGTGGAGAATGGAGAGAACTATAG
- a CDS encoding chemotaxis protein CheC: MDLNEQQLDALKEMGNIGASHAATSLSQMLMNEITMTVPKVTKIDIADIAGYFGEEICAMVVFEIQGTIEPAGYIVYHVPKKSAIRMTNAMIGLQDEDREFNEMDESALIEIGNIMVSHFLDATAELLGIVMLPSPPALAIDMAHASFENIVAQVALDINEILLFSTELQESENDIQSTIVLLPEEKTLTYILTLLDNLLQQVP, translated from the coding sequence ATGGATCTGAATGAACAACAACTGGATGCATTGAAGGAAATGGGGAATATCGGCGCTTCACACGCAGCGACCTCGCTATCCCAGATGCTGATGAATGAGATTACGATGACCGTTCCTAAGGTGACGAAGATCGACATTGCAGACATTGCCGGATATTTTGGGGAAGAGATCTGTGCAATGGTTGTCTTTGAAATTCAGGGAACCATCGAACCTGCGGGATACATCGTCTATCATGTTCCGAAGAAATCCGCTATCAGGATGACAAATGCAATGATAGGTCTTCAGGATGAGGATCGCGAGTTCAATGAGATGGATGAGAGCGCCCTCATCGAAATAGGCAATATTATGGTTTCCCATTTCCTGGATGCAACTGCGGAGTTACTGGGAATCGTCATGCTGCCGTCACCGCCGGCCCTCGCCATCGATATGGCTCATGCATCCTTTGAAAACATCGTCGCCCAGGTGGCACTTGATATCAACGAGATACTCCTGTTCTCTACCGAACTGCAGGAGTCTGAAAACGATATCCAGAGCACAATTGTCCTTCTGCCCGAAGAAAAAACCCTGACATATATCCTGACACTCCTCGATAATCTTCTGCAACAGGTTCCCTGA
- a CDS encoding chemotaxis protein CheA → MSDDDTYRKLFVAESQENHENIVNNLLVLEEGSDPTAIDEIFRAAHTLKGMAASMGYTVMENLCHSMEDVFDDIRNGSKTVTPGLVDLLLTCTDTIDEMLDDIERGGDSSSVDANELVGALRAAVDESGEVSGNNEQDADTSPSPASLQENNAGILISASGSEESPTSLLPRYHLCLTVEKDCMMKDVRALIALENLKQMATIITTIPEEAELDEGKFEGTLDVILVSDAGREALLSAANVTDISSTEITEISPDIPEREVALSIMDEMNPGENENGQKRHEKSSKGVQNIRVDLTKLDHMMTMVEDLVINGGRLRQLARQYNLKEVDEAMGMVSRSISELQNMMINIRMIPLNQIFKRFPRVVRDVAVHDGKDVEFLMEGGDTEMDRGVIDGLGDPLLHLIRNAVNHGIERPEERIQRGKDPKGTIRLRAWRERGNVLIELSDDGGGINPDAVLKKALQKGLVDTETAETLSKEEITAFLFQPGFSTAETITDISGRGVGLDVVKSTIESLQGSIAVSSEPGNGTTFTLTLPPTMAILEVMMVRINGRKCAIPINSVVEVARINPKEITRIGKSEAIPFRDDVLQIHRLEEMFGMNVSGDIIVVVQYQGHKCCVPVDIVEGQQEVVVKPLSRVIGTCRGVSGVTIPGDGDVIPIIDVNTMV, encoded by the coding sequence ATGTCTGATGACGATACATACCGGAAACTCTTTGTTGCTGAATCGCAGGAAAACCACGAAAATATCGTAAATAATCTTCTGGTTCTCGAGGAAGGCTCAGATCCGACAGCAATCGATGAAATATTTCGTGCAGCCCACACCCTGAAGGGTATGGCGGCATCAATGGGATATACTGTCATGGAAAACCTCTGCCATTCGATGGAGGACGTCTTCGATGACATACGCAACGGGTCAAAGACCGTAACACCGGGTCTTGTGGATCTGCTCCTGACCTGCACGGATACCATCGATGAAATGCTGGATGATATCGAGAGGGGTGGAGACAGTTCGTCCGTCGATGCAAATGAACTGGTCGGAGCACTCCGTGCAGCAGTCGACGAATCAGGGGAAGTATCCGGTAACAATGAACAGGATGCCGATACATCCCCATCTCCCGCATCCCTGCAGGAAAATAATGCAGGCATCCTCATTTCGGCATCAGGATCGGAAGAATCGCCCACCTCCCTACTCCCCCGGTATCACCTGTGTCTCACTGTAGAAAAGGACTGCATGATGAAAGATGTCCGTGCACTGATTGCTCTGGAAAACCTGAAACAGATGGCCACCATCATCACGACGATACCGGAAGAGGCGGAACTCGACGAAGGCAAATTCGAAGGAACCCTTGATGTAATTCTTGTATCCGATGCCGGACGGGAGGCACTCCTTTCGGCAGCAAATGTTACCGATATCAGTTCCACTGAGATTACGGAAATATCGCCCGACATACCGGAGCGGGAGGTCGCTTTGAGTATAATGGATGAGATGAATCCCGGAGAGAATGAAAATGGCCAAAAAAGACATGAAAAATCTTCAAAAGGGGTCCAGAATATCAGGGTTGACTTAACAAAACTGGATCACATGATGACGATGGTCGAGGACCTCGTGATAAACGGCGGCCGCCTGAGACAACTGGCACGACAATACAACCTGAAAGAAGTTGATGAAGCCATGGGAATGGTCAGCCGTTCCATCTCCGAACTCCAGAACATGATGATCAACATCCGGATGATCCCCCTCAACCAGATCTTCAAGAGATTCCCCCGGGTTGTCCGTGATGTTGCCGTTCATGATGGAAAAGATGTTGAATTTCTCATGGAGGGTGGGGATACCGAGATGGACCGGGGCGTCATTGACGGACTGGGAGACCCGCTCCTCCATCTCATTCGTAATGCGGTTAACCACGGCATCGAACGCCCGGAAGAACGGATTCAACGCGGAAAAGATCCAAAGGGAACCATCAGGCTGCGGGCCTGGCGGGAACGTGGAAATGTCCTTATTGAACTGAGTGATGACGGTGGGGGGATAAACCCGGATGCGGTCCTGAAAAAAGCCCTCCAGAAGGGCCTTGTGGATACCGAAACCGCAGAAACACTCTCCAAAGAAGAGATCACGGCATTCCTCTTCCAGCCGGGATTCTCGACAGCCGAAACGATTACCGATATCAGTGGCCGAGGAGTCGGACTCGACGTTGTCAAGAGCACAATTGAATCGTTACAGGGATCGATCGCCGTTTCCTCCGAACCAGGAAACGGTACGACATTTACCCTCACCCTTCCACCGACGATGGCAATCCTCGAAGTGATGATGGTGAGAATTAACGGGAGAAAATGTGCCATACCCATCAATTCGGTTGTCGAAGTGGCAAGAATCAATCCAAAGGAGATTACCCGCATCGGGAAGAGCGAGGCCATCCCCTTCAGGGATGATGTCCTCCAGATTCACCGCCTGGAAGAGATGTTTGGAATGAATGTCTCGGGAGACATTATCGTCGTCGTCCAGTATCAGGGACATAAATGCTGCGTACCGGTCGACATTGTTGAAGGCCAGCAGGAAGTTGTGGTAAAACCACTGAGCAGGGTAATCGGCACCTGCCGTGGTGTAAGCGGCGTCACCATCCCCGGCGATGGCGACGTCATTCCGATTATTGATGTAAACACGATGGTATAA
- the cheB gene encoding chemotaxis-specific protein-glutamate methyltransferase CheB, with protein MLRVLIVDDSVFIRTILSDILSEDPGIEVVGKASNGKEGLDKIKELHPDIVTLDIEMPEMDGLQMLRHLKYIKERPRVVILSTLTSDDAEYTKTALRLGADDFMLKPRNIGKIKDIGTEFSTKLKQLVSIPIRPENAPKNVRTDPASNIVLIGSSAGGPPMLDAVLSRLDADLNAAVVITQHMPEGFTAALAQRLDKISPLPVKETETGDILYSGHVYLSRGGYHTLITRNVSSSGKEEARIVHSKSAPVHAVRPAVDLTFTSGARVFGPRTVSVLLSGMGSDGGEGALSIKNAGGKNLVVRESDCLVYGMARSALQRNCVDRVLPLNRIPTEIKRSLEEMNSRHV; from the coding sequence ATGCTCAGAGTCCTGATAGTTGATGATTCGGTGTTTATTCGCACCATATTATCAGATATTCTATCCGAAGACCCCGGGATTGAGGTCGTCGGGAAGGCCTCAAACGGGAAGGAAGGACTGGATAAGATCAAGGAACTCCACCCCGATATTGTCACCCTTGACATCGAGATGCCGGAGATGGATGGCCTCCAGATGCTCAGGCACCTGAAGTATATCAAAGAACGCCCGCGGGTTGTCATTCTGAGCACTCTAACATCCGATGATGCGGAGTACACGAAGACCGCACTGCGCCTTGGCGCCGATGATTTCATGCTCAAACCCAGAAACATCGGGAAGATAAAGGATATCGGTACGGAATTTTCGACAAAACTCAAGCAACTGGTCTCCATCCCCATCAGACCGGAGAACGCACCGAAAAATGTCCGGACTGATCCGGCTTCAAACATCGTTCTCATCGGATCATCTGCGGGAGGACCCCCGATGCTCGATGCCGTGCTGTCACGACTCGATGCCGATCTCAACGCTGCCGTTGTAATAACACAGCATATGCCCGAGGGATTTACTGCTGCTCTCGCACAGCGACTGGATAAAATATCTCCCCTTCCGGTAAAGGAAACAGAAACCGGCGACATCCTCTATTCAGGACATGTCTACCTCTCCAGGGGGGGGTATCATACCCTGATTACCAGAAATGTCAGCTCTTCGGGAAAAGAGGAGGCACGAATTGTCCATTCGAAATCCGCACCGGTCCATGCGGTACGCCCCGCGGTAGATCTGACATTCACATCGGGTGCAAGAGTATTCGGACCACGAACTGTTTCCGTCCTTCTGAGTGGGATGGGAAGCGATGGGGGAGAGGGAGCACTCTCGATAAAAAATGCCGGAGGAAAAAATCTGGTTGTCCGGGAATCGGATTGTCTCGTCTACGGCATGGCCCGTTCCGCCCTGCAGCGCAACTGCGTGGACAGGGTCCTTCCCCTAAACCGGATTCCAACAGAAATCAAACGCTCACTAGAGGAGATGAACAGCAGACATGTCTGA
- a CDS encoding response regulator: MGKILIVDDTLFMRTLLKNILFSGSHDIVGEAENGEEAVEKFRTLKPDLVTMDVVMPKMNGIEALKEITSLNPSAKVIMCTAVGQEQMVKLAIKSGAKGYIVKPFQAPKVLEEVRNVLNQ, from the coding sequence ATGGGGAAAATATTAATCGTTGATGACACGCTTTTCATGAGGACACTCCTGAAAAATATTCTGTTTTCCGGATCTCACGATATTGTTGGAGAAGCGGAAAACGGTGAGGAAGCGGTCGAAAAATTCCGAACTCTGAAACCTGATCTGGTCACAATGGATGTTGTGATGCCAAAAATGAACGGTATTGAGGCATTGAAGGAAATTACTTCGCTCAATCCTTCAGCGAAAGTAATTATGTGCACAGCAGTCGGTCAGGAACAGATGGTAAAACTTGCGATAAAATCAGGAGCAAAAGGGTATATCGTAAAACCATTCCAGGCCCCGAAAGTACTCGAAGAAGTCAGGAATGTGCTGAACCAGTAA